The following DNA comes from Athene noctua chromosome 1, bAthNoc1.hap1.1, whole genome shotgun sequence.
atgacaaaaatgtttcttttcactgTACTGTAAATTAGATGTTTTTCTCCAATGCaggtatttttttgtattttactcaGATGTCTGGTAAGAGAATagtatgaaaacaaaactgtcataaaagatacaaaaaaacATGCAGTGGCAAAAGAAGATGCAATCATTGTGGTAAATTCACCAGCTTCTACCTTGATGTTGTAGCATCTGTGAAATTCTTCCATAGCCTTCGCCTGCATATTATATGTTATAGCTATTACCGTTATGCAGAGCACAGTAAGCCATATAATGATGCACAAATATTTGGCAAATTTTGGCTGACGAAACTTTTCAAGTACACATCTGTAAAAGTTTTCATTAACTGCTTGAGAGTATTGTACGTCacaatttttcttcagtgttgaaTACTGACTTAGAGCAGTTGAACATAAAATTATAATTGTAACATACATACTGACATGCATAATGAGAGTCCCAAGGTGATTTGTTATTCTGCATGCTGTGGAGTCATACGTCCACTGGTACCCTCTTGCAAAATAGGCAGCCAGAAAAGGCATCGTGCTACATATGAGTAAATTTGCAGTGACAAGGTTTGCCAGGTAAATGTATTGTGTTCTTTTTGTGAGTGCTTCCCTTGAAAATATCCAGGCAGCGAGAATATTTCCAAAACTTCCAGCAGGAAATAGGAAAGAGTAGATGACTGGTAGAGCTACAGTAGTAGCTAACGATGGCTGAAGAAGACATGTTGAATTTCTCATTTATACCGGTATTTCTTGAATGAATGGTCAGAgctgaaacagaattaaaataattattcttctgTAATGTGCATCTAACATCTCTTCTATTCTTTGTTGTTATCTTAACTGTTCCTCTTTCTCCCCTACTTTTCACTGTCACTACCTGCTGTTTGTCCTCTGGTGTTATCATCTTGTATTTGCATGAGGTTACTGTTTGTGTGTTCTCTTCCACTGagatttttttgaggaaaagttGGCTGATGTTGAAGCCCAAAGATTTTAGGTGCATAGAATCTAATAATTAAACTGGGAAACAGAAGGTTGAAGCTAGGGTGTGACAATAACTTGTTGGTCTTGGTTTATTTCTCAATCTTCTGGAACATCTGTAACCTGCTTTGGAAACTGATTCTAGACTATTTTAAGTTAAATAAGCAAAATAAGTGCAAAGTATTACTTTAATTGCAGAAATGCAAAAGAGTATCCTCTGGACTCTGTACCTCCATTTAAGTATAAATTAAACTCTTCATGATGCAGGCATCTGGCTAGATACATTTATTTTGTGCTGATGTCTGTATTTAATGTCACTTTGTTCAGAGCTCTAATCTTAGATGTACATTTTGAATAAGCAATTAAATCTGGATTTTTAAACATATGAAATGGGTGCTGAAAAcgtcaatatttttatttttttcaagttcagtttttaatccttttttcaATTTCGAGACTGACAATAAGAAATCAAAGCTTTATACAATGACTCTACATAAAACCTGGCATTTCAGCTTACTAACCTGTAGTGAAGAGAAATCCTATTGTCCAGACACTATTTTACTGAAGTATCATAGTTATCTTTTGTTCCATATAAAGTCACGTGGAAAAAATAACAGATTTCAGACTTACAGacgtaatatttttttaaaacagctgtaAGCAAATGAACTCAGATATCAAAGAAGTTTCTGTGTAGTTATGATAAAAGGCCCAGACACCAAGCTGACTAGATAGCAAAAAGTTGTAAAagtcacatttaaaaattatgctgTAGGCCATGTTTGACAACTTGCAAATTAAACTAACTTTTATAGCTGTGGCATTTTAGTGTACACTAAGTCCTATATGGATTGTGAACCAAAATGTATTAAATTCTTTTATTACAGTGAATTAAATTCACAAAGTAATTGTTGAATTCAGTCATTTAGAAGTCTAATGATCATTTTTGTGTCAATGACCAAATTTTGTCAGGTGAAACAAAGTAGTAGTAGTTTTAAGCTTACCTATATGCAGGCTGCAGGCACCTTCCTTTGCAGAGAGGAAATTTTTTCTGTCTGCTATCTTTTTTGTCTCCACTGCTGCAATGAAAAGGATGATACTTGAATCTGGAAAGTACAGTTAAGAACAATATCTCTCTGACATAAGTAGGTTTTCAGAATGTCCACTTTTCTTTTACAATGTCAAAAAGTGGCTAGGCATTTAAAGTTCAGACAAGATGATGTTGTCTGTGCAAAAAAGACTTTGAAATTAGGTCAGGATGCAGCTCCATTAGAAGAATAAAAAGAACGAGATACTGTGGAATAATGGTTGTAACTGTCCTTTGGTCATGTAGGTATGGCACAGAAACACCTTACAATCATTTATATAGTGCTTTCCTCTTTTGGGGGTAGAGGGATTGTTAGTTTCGTTCTCTTTAGGACTGCCCACtttgcaggggtggggggaagttgCTACTTTATATatgaaaatttgtattttcaatgATATTTAACTGTTCTTCAGGTCCAAGATCTGTCATAAAGCTGACTGTCTATTCCTGAAACCCCTGTGCAGTAATACTGTATCCATATCTGTCCCCATACAAGTGACCAAATGAACACACCTCATATGTTTAGTCAGGTGACAGACTCTGTGGAAGCAATTTACAGCTGATGCATTCTAGGCATCAGTTGGGGAAAACTGACTCTGTATCCAAGAAATAGTCTTTTATACAAATCATCCAGAAGTGTCCACAGCAAAGGTTTGATCACAGATCAGTCAAACTCTGTTTAGCTCTAAGAGCTTGAGACTCTTGAATTTCCTTCTGTCTGATACATCTGTGGTTGTCAGATATGGCTTTTCAACAGCTGTAAGCTCCTTTACGAGAATAGAGGAGGTACTGTATAAAAACTTCTGCAATTTTGGTAAGGTTCTTGTTTTGTTAGTTTTGCTTTATGTTTAAACACACTGTGAGAATCCACCCCAGTGATCTACTATCAATTTTATTGTTcagtttcattattatttttttctttttttgctaaaATGATGGACATGTATGCTGGCCTCCTATTTAGACTACGTAGTTGACataatttaagattaaatttaaGTGAGGGAAACTTGCTGTGCATTAGTAGTAATTTGTAAAGCTGTAATTAGTTCACATGTACTTTAATTCTTGTTCCTGTTAGATTTAGTTataacttgtttttatttttttccacttttgaaTGGATAGTTATATTAAAATTTGTTCTAACAGAGTCTTGTGTTAAATATTCAATAGTTTAAGTAGTCTTACAAGTCCTTCTTACTGTGGTGTTCCATCCAGATTTACACACAAGAATGCATATCCTAAAAATTTGCTAAGAGGAGACATGCCAAAAAATAGTGTGAGCAATTCCAGTTAGTaggggttttaaaaattattagtattgttattgttgttgttattactaGGTTGGTTATTAACTGTAGCCTGTATTGTTTATAATTCAGTGACCATAACTTGCTGTAGGAAGAGATAatgctatattttttttctgatttactgtGTGATAATAGATTATTATAGTGAATCACAGTCTATCAGACTTCGTTTTGGAACTGATTAGTGAGATGAGTAACAAAGGAATGGGatattataaattaaaatgacaAACCAACCCTAGAAACACTGTTACAATTGGTTCTAAGCTGTAATAAGCACTTTCATTATTTTAGTGGACTGTTTCCATTTACCTAACTTATAAATGGCATGTTTTATCTAAAATATATTTGATGATATTGAAATGGTGCAAGGGCATCTTTTGTGCAATTCACTCTTCTTCATAATGACCTTCACATGCATTCTTCACCTcagttatttatattttctgtattcttaAACTATGATCACTTTCTAATTTATACATTACTTGATTTTATATGCCAGTAGGCAGCATATGTTGCATTTTGCCATTGTATGCAATTTATTTTGTGGTCCAAAAGCACAAAACCAGGGAAATTCCCAGTGGTGAAAGGTATTTCAATTAACTATGTATAACCCATACCTAGCATGCTATGTAATACAATCATATGACAAAGTGATCCACTCGCAGGCTGCCTGGCCACTTTCTCTCCCCTCTGCCTGCTTGAGGTGATAGAAGACAGCCCAGTCAACCTCATAGCTCCTTGTGCCTGTCACAGACCAAAGGGAGAACTGGCCTCTTCCTGCTGTACAACAGAGTATATAATGTGTTGGCATCAAGTTGCACCTTGTAAGATGGAGGAAGGCAGCAGCTCGGTTACGTCTGGCTCCTGTAGCATTCCTGGCTCTGTCTGCACTGTGCAAGGCTCAAGAGATGCACTCAGTGTCTGCATCTTGAAGGATGGAAGGCAACTGCTGAGAATAAGGCACAGAAAAAAGTGTGCAACCCTGGATATGGCTATTATGGTTCTGAGGATGAATCACACTGAATAAATTTATAGCATTCACCAAACATACAGCAGCCTTTAACTTGAGATTTAATTTCATGTTCTTGGAATTTGATCTACTGTACGGCATTTAATACCAAGATAAGTCTCTAAGATGCAGCAGCTACTACACAAATGTAATCCAtaatttctttccaaaaaaatcattTTCCAAGCAGCTTGCCTAGAACTTTAACTTTTGATGATTAGTtttgttgagaattttttttcattaaacattagAAGTTTCTTTGACAGATGTAGTACACAATAACCATTTTCAGTTGGACATCTGTATAAGCTTTCCTTGCAGGAGTAACGCAGAAGTGCGCAGCTCTTCTCCTGACTTGACAGAATGAGGATTTTAGCTATATTCAGTATATGTATTTAATATGGTAAGAAGTGCTTATCAAAGCAAAATTATCTAAGCTCATGTTTAAATGTAGTCTAGTTGAGTCGAGCACTATGCTGAATCAGTGAAGATAAAGTATTTGGCAGGTTTGAACTGGATCTGTGTTTGCTGTTTGTTAATGATACATTTTCAGCAGTTTTAGAACTGCCCTTGTGGTTCAGAAAAATAGACCCAGACTAAAAGTGCTTATGTTGTTTGATGAATTATATGTGTATGCAGTATAACTCTCTGGCATCCTTATGGACATGGAAATGGGGATATATTGCACTAATAGCTTCAATTCCTTCATTGTCATAAAATATGAAACGTTAGGTGTTTCAGAGGCTCCAGGTAGTTGTTTTACATAgacaaaacacaagcaaaacaatgTCTTTTAGGCAGGAAAACTTAGCTCAAGGTTGACAGTACTGACAAAAATAATCTTCcaacatttttatatttcagatCTTTAATGCtaaatactttgtattttttccccaattacattctttctgcagctcccaaAGGTCTCTTTAACTGTATTTGCTTCTAAAAAAATAGTGGCTGTGTATTGATCATGATAATTTTTACTTCTagcttcagaaataattttttaatgtgaaaattttgTTGATCATCATAGTCAAATAGGAAGCTTTATCTGTGTTTTTCTGcatcttgtttttttccaagttaaataTGTTTGTGTATAACAGGTCTTTGGTTTTTCCAGGTTCTTCTTAatcttctgtgaaaatgaaaaataacaaagcaaaaataaaaacctaaaatgTGGCAGTAAAAGCAAAACTGATGCTTAAATGATAGATTCTGTTGGCTGAAGGCTGGGGAGTTCTGACTGCAAAATTAATTCCTTGCTGATAAAGGACATTTCTATACCCCCTGCCAAAAATGATCCTGTCCTTTCATCAGACATGTAATTTGTTGTTAACCATGCTTAACTTCTTTACCTAGTGAGAAATTTTGTGGAAGCAGTAAgaaagtatatttttctttttaaagcagttaCTTAAGTCTATGTTTTGTCAGTTCTCTGAAGAAGCTGGCCTTGCTTTGTAGTAAGTGCAAAGCTGTAGTACCCCTCTCTGTATGCAAACTTAAAGGAACCAGAACTCACAAGCCGTTTACAGACAAAAGCAAGGTAACTTTTACAGGTAGCGTGTACCAGAATATATTATTATCGtggtatattttaaatattcaactTGTTAAAACATAGGTTTATAAGTAAACCctagcttttttttctcctcattttgtTTCTCACTTTGCAGTACTACAATACACAATTAACTGTTTCTCTGCCATTCATGTTCTTGTTTCTACACTTTCCACTCTAACTGTGCAGTTTGAATGTTAAGGATTTTTCCAGCTTCATCCCTGCCCCCTAATTATTCTCACTCTCCGTGGGATGGCAAagagaatcggaagggtaaaagtgcAAAAGCTTGtttataatttctgtttcttccccctCCTGTTCTTGtggctgctctgctgcagaacaggctgctgcttctgatgCTTCCTTCTGCTCCCTCTAACAGGCTCTGGTCAAATCTGTTGTTATCTCGAACCATTTGAGCCCCACATTGGGTGTCAAAAAGGGTGTTTGTGGTTTAATCCCATGAGGCAGCTAAGCCACAAGCAGCTGCTTGCTTACTCCCTCTCCAGGGGGTAGGGGGTGAGAATTGGtaaggtaaaagtgagaaaactcatggtttaagataaagagagtttaaagaaaagaaaaaagagggggggaggGTATAagaaaaaactgagaaaaacaaatgatACAGAAAACCCCAAATGCTCATCCCCAGCTGACAGATGCCCAACCAGTTCCTGAGAAATGGCAGGGCTGGCAAACTGCCTCCCtggcttttattgctgagcacgagGTCATATGgcatgggatatccctttggtcacttggggtcagctgtcccagctgtgtcccctcccaaattctcATGCACCTCCAGCCTGCTTgttggtggggtggtgtgagaagaaGAAAACGCCTTGACGCTGCGCAAGCACTGTTCCCCGATAACTAAAACCTCCCAgtattatcaacattgttttcatcACAAACccaaacatagccccatactagctactgtgaagaaatttaactctatcccagtcagaAGCAGTGTACAGCTGTTTACTCAAACCAGGTGCACTTTGATATGTTTATGATTCAAGTTGTAAACTTGTATCTGgcaaacagttttgtttcttgaCTTAACGTTTTCATTTTAAGGAATATATGTGTGACAATGTTGCTGTTAATGTATTTATCAAGTCTAAAAAGTATAGAAGTGACTAGCCAGCGTGTATATTTGATACGCATTTTGTAACTAGAGTTTATTCCAAGGAAGAATATGCGCTTCTTTTTACATAGCAAAAAAGTGACATTTTGATAGGCCAACTGAAATTTGAGGATGTATTCTAGATTTGAATAAGAAGGAAAATGAGGTTCATGAGGGTTATGTGGAGATGTGCATTGAGTTAGTCTCTACTTagagaaagaagaacaaataGAATGATTTACATgttgaaattaatctgaaaactcAACTAATTGCTGTGGTTGGCCCTGGTAGTGCTTAGGAAGCACTGCTAAGATGACAAGTAAAAGACACTATTAAAGTGAATAATTATATGGTCATTTGACATGTCACAGTGTAACTTTCATGAGACCTCCCAAGATGCTTCAGGACTTTGTTCTTCAGTAACATTGTCTTGCAGAGCCTGGTGTTTTACTCTCAAATTTGGGAAAATGtatggcagaaaaaaatgtaagaattcaatattttttttaaatagtaaatatACCTGCTTTTGGGTTTTGGTCAGTAGTAATTGTTTCCTACATGACAATGCTGTCTAGTTTCAGATCTCTTTCTGAGCCAGTTGATACATCCGGCCTTTAACATCTTGAAGCACTGATTCAAATCATTGTGGAAATTCATAACTATTTTCACTTGTCTGGTTGCttt
Coding sequences within:
- the GPR82 gene encoding putative G-protein coupled receptor 82 gives rise to the protein MRNSTCLLQPSLATTVALPVIYSFLFPAGSFGNILAAWIFSREALTKRTQYIYLANLVTANLLICSTMPFLAAYFARGYQWTYDSTACRITNHLGTLIMHVSMYVTIIILCSTALSQYSTLKKNCDVQYSQAVNENFYRCVLEKFRQPKFAKYLCIIIWLTVLCITVIAITYNMQAKAMEEFHRCYNIKVEAGEFTTMIASSFATACFFVSFMTVLFSYYSLTRHLSKIQKNTCIGEKHLIYSTVKRNIFVIQMILTVCFLPYHIFRPIFYVLLTNDDCPRLNYLVEIKNFLTCLAAAKSSLDPVITLLLDKTFKKSLYGLFTKSTPEHHKRKAGIFTEETPEM